In the genome of Pseudoalteromonas rubra, one region contains:
- a CDS encoding glutathione S-transferase family protein, producing the protein MYTLFYYPRNASLAPHFVLEALQVPYQLELVDRKKNVQRSAQYLRLNPTGRIPTLVDDEFVLFESAAICLYLCEKHPEGHLIPTEAKQKAEFYQWLMYLTTTVQAELMIYFYPERHTQSALMYDDIVRTQQSRVQDMLTLLDRHLADKTYMVGEQFTVCDCYLFMLCIWADELAKPPLQFEHLGRYLSGISRHPAIEAVCKKEGTELGMYR; encoded by the coding sequence ATGTATACACTGTTCTACTATCCACGCAATGCGAGTTTAGCACCCCATTTTGTTCTCGAAGCCCTCCAGGTCCCGTATCAGCTTGAACTTGTCGACCGAAAAAAAAATGTGCAAAGATCTGCGCAATATTTACGACTCAACCCCACCGGAAGGATCCCAACCTTGGTTGATGACGAGTTTGTATTGTTTGAAAGTGCCGCTATTTGCCTTTATCTGTGTGAAAAACATCCGGAAGGTCATTTAATTCCTACCGAAGCAAAACAAAAAGCAGAGTTTTATCAATGGCTGATGTACTTAACCACCACAGTCCAGGCAGAGCTGATGATCTATTTTTACCCTGAACGTCACACGCAAAGTGCACTGATGTATGACGATATTGTCAGAACTCAGCAATCTCGTGTGCAGGATATGCTGACTTTACTCGACAGACATCTGGCAGACAAAACCTATATGGTTGGTGAACAATTCACAGTCTGTGATTGCTATTTATTTATGCTCTGTATCTGGGCAGACGAGCTGGCTAAACCACCACTTCAGTTCGAGCATTTGGGTCGTTATTTAAGTGGTATTTCGAGGCACCCTGCCATTGAGGCCGTTTGTAAGAAGGAAGGGACGGAATTAGGGATGTATCGCTAA
- a CDS encoding DEAD/DEAH box helicase, translating into MNFKSFSFPDALLQALDELNFHTLTPIQQAAIPVVRRGHDVLATAQTGTGKTAAFALPVIHRLLEGESLDSARALILAPTRELAEQIANNCQAFCQYTPLTVQAVYGGVNIEGQTQRLSQGVDILVATPGRLLDLIRLGAVSLAQVKYLVLDEADRMLDMGFVTDMQKVIDMVSEERQLLLFSATFPTAVKQFAKQVLREPKLVQAAKENTTAETVRHVVYPVEQKRKQELLSELIGKKNWLQVLVFVNMKDDADQLVKELELDGISATVCHGDKSQGARRRALREFKEGKVRVLVATEVAARGIDIDGLPRVINFDLPYLAEDYVHRIGRTGRAGNSGQAISFVAREEEQTLIHIETLIGQKIQRYYLPGYEVASRENLIENLARKPSHQRRKARTNRPSNQASGEARAKNRAKISNVRQRLKGAQLKLQK; encoded by the coding sequence ATGAATTTTAAGTCTTTCAGTTTTCCCGATGCCTTGTTACAGGCGCTTGATGAATTAAATTTCCATACCCTGACACCGATACAACAAGCGGCTATTCCGGTTGTTCGCCGCGGCCATGACGTACTAGCCACCGCTCAAACCGGTACAGGTAAAACCGCAGCGTTTGCACTGCCTGTGATCCATCGTTTGCTAGAAGGGGAGTCTTTGGACTCTGCCCGTGCCCTTATTCTTGCACCGACACGTGAATTGGCGGAACAAATCGCCAACAACTGTCAGGCTTTCTGTCAATATACTCCGCTGACTGTTCAGGCCGTATATGGTGGTGTGAATATTGAAGGGCAGACACAACGTTTATCTCAGGGAGTCGATATCCTGGTTGCAACACCAGGGCGTTTACTGGATCTAATCCGCCTTGGTGCCGTGAGTCTGGCACAGGTTAAATATCTGGTATTGGATGAAGCAGACCGTATGCTGGATATGGGCTTCGTTACGGACATGCAAAAAGTCATCGACATGGTCAGTGAAGAGCGGCAGTTATTGTTGTTCTCTGCTACTTTCCCTACAGCTGTTAAACAATTTGCAAAGCAAGTACTTCGCGAACCTAAATTGGTACAGGCCGCGAAAGAAAACACCACGGCAGAAACAGTAAGGCATGTGGTTTATCCGGTTGAGCAGAAGCGTAAGCAGGAGCTGCTTTCGGAATTAATCGGTAAGAAAAACTGGCTGCAAGTATTGGTCTTTGTGAACATGAAAGATGATGCTGATCAGCTGGTTAAAGAATTGGAACTGGATGGTATCAGTGCCACTGTGTGTCATGGTGATAAAAGTCAGGGAGCACGTCGCCGGGCATTACGTGAGTTTAAGGAAGGAAAAGTAAGGGTTTTAGTGGCTACTGAGGTTGCGGCTCGCGGCATAGATATAGATGGACTGCCTCGCGTAATTAATTTTGACTTACCGTACCTTGCTGAAGACTATGTGCACCGCATTGGTCGAACTGGTCGTGCTGGAAATTCCGGCCAGGCGATCTCTTTTGTTGCACGAGAAGAAGAGCAGACCCTGATCCATATTGAAACTTTGATTGGGCAAAAAATACAGCGTTATTACTTGCCGGGTTACGAAGTTGCTAGTCGCGAAAATCTGATCGAGAATCTCGCCAGAAAGCCGTCTCACCAACGTCGTAAAGCGCGAACTAATCGCCCGAGCAATCAGGCCAGTGGTGAAGCTCGAGCCAAAAATCGCGCCAAAATCAGTAATGTGCGTCAGAGACTGAAAGGTGCTCAGCTGAAGTTACAGAAGTAA
- a CDS encoding TonB-dependent receptor codes for MIQVLLLSTIAAQGSAIETIEVIGGKNLLASEPFTNINISHVSKDDLHGASNTIADWVVQIPGVSLNGQGGLYQSYSIRGLSRWRVRTEVNGIVLLTDRRAGNSASFIDPGLLQLASVQKGPAAMLYGSEAIGGVISMNSVQGEQDTLEAGFEDTGNGRRMLAITGEENYNLAFAYRKKERGFAPNGDELNNGYEQFSSSFRYRHAITDEIELNMSWLPSISKDVGKNSVAYPDSQVAMYPEDLHSLAQVSVKSNQWLVNVFHHYQNWDSDVLRVGKRHNLTAYQSHTLGANLYHEFDWHKLPVRAGLDWTARRGVSITDQETSLKATDEMTANTLLDGQQDNIAAFINAIWDQQNWRIDFGARFDHFTASNFGVSKSDNHLSHSLGVTRTWQSHSLSLNYANAFRFPTLTELYFNGVTPRGNTIGNPQLDPETSQGFELTYRHDHNTVKTTLNLFHTRLDDYIERVKLESGDRTYLNLDQASISGAEILTKIDVNDALSYTLGYTHQKGKSDNGDYLSDIAPHKLSISGQYAWDSFEFKPAVTYQLAKHQPGSGEAELDKSLVVDLNLNWYLDESWTLRAGVLNLFNRLHRTTADEDAPFHAERTVKLDISWQI; via the coding sequence ATGATCCAGGTTTTACTTTTATCTACGATCGCAGCGCAAGGCAGCGCCATTGAAACAATTGAAGTAATAGGCGGTAAAAATTTACTTGCTTCAGAGCCATTTACAAACATTAACATTTCTCATGTCAGCAAGGACGATTTGCATGGTGCAAGCAACACTATTGCAGATTGGGTAGTCCAGATCCCCGGGGTTTCACTTAATGGCCAGGGTGGACTCTATCAAAGTTATAGCATTCGCGGTCTGAGCCGCTGGCGAGTCAGAACTGAGGTCAATGGTATTGTCCTCCTGACAGACCGTCGCGCCGGTAACTCAGCTTCCTTTATTGATCCCGGCTTGCTACAACTGGCCAGTGTGCAAAAAGGCCCGGCAGCGATGTTATATGGATCAGAGGCAATTGGCGGCGTTATCTCTATGAACTCAGTTCAGGGCGAGCAAGATACGCTAGAGGCGGGCTTTGAAGATACAGGTAATGGCCGTCGTATGCTGGCTATTACCGGTGAGGAAAACTATAACCTGGCCTTCGCATACAGAAAAAAAGAGCGTGGCTTTGCGCCTAATGGCGACGAACTCAATAATGGCTACGAGCAATTCTCATCCAGTTTTCGCTATCGCCATGCGATCACCGATGAGATTGAACTCAATATGTCCTGGTTGCCCTCAATCAGCAAAGACGTAGGAAAGAACAGTGTGGCCTACCCTGACAGCCAAGTTGCCATGTATCCGGAAGATTTACATAGCCTGGCCCAGGTATCGGTGAAATCGAATCAATGGCTGGTCAATGTATTCCACCACTACCAAAACTGGGATAGCGATGTACTTCGCGTTGGCAAACGGCACAACCTCACGGCTTACCAATCTCATACTCTCGGCGCGAATTTGTATCACGAATTTGACTGGCATAAGCTGCCGGTTCGGGCCGGCCTCGACTGGACCGCCAGACGGGGAGTGTCAATTACCGATCAGGAAACCAGTCTCAAGGCGACTGACGAGATGACAGCCAACACCTTGTTGGATGGTCAACAAGACAACATTGCAGCATTTATCAACGCTATCTGGGATCAGCAAAACTGGCGAATAGACTTTGGTGCACGATTTGATCACTTTACTGCCAGTAACTTTGGTGTCAGCAAGTCCGATAACCACCTCAGCCATAGCCTGGGTGTTACCAGAACGTGGCAATCTCACAGCCTGTCACTGAATTATGCTAACGCATTTCGTTTTCCCACACTGACAGAGTTGTACTTTAACGGCGTCACCCCCAGAGGTAATACCATTGGTAACCCGCAACTTGACCCTGAAACCAGCCAGGGATTCGAATTGACTTATCGCCATGATCACAACACGGTTAAGACAACGCTCAACTTGTTCCATACTCGTCTGGACGACTACATTGAACGCGTAAAGCTGGAGTCGGGAGACAGAACCTATCTCAACCTGGATCAAGCCAGTATTTCAGGGGCAGAGATACTTACTAAAATCGACGTAAACGACGCTCTGTCTTATACGCTGGGATACACACATCAAAAAGGTAAGAGTGATAATGGTGATTACCTGTCGGATATCGCGCCTCACAAACTGAGTATATCCGGTCAATATGCATGGGACTCATTCGAGTTCAAGCCCGCAGTTACCTATCAGTTGGCGAAACACCAGCCAGGGTCAGGTGAAGCGGAGCTGGACAAAAGCTTGGTTGTCGACCTAAACCTAAACTGGTACTTGGATGAAAGCTGGACACTGCGTGCAGGTGTGTTAAACCTCTTCAACCGTCTTCACAGAACAACCGCAGATGAAGATGCGCCATTTCATGCTGAACGTACCGTGAAACTTGATATCAGTTGGCAAATTTAA
- a CDS encoding ABC transporter substrate-binding protein, which produces MKVLIMSVVLLFVASAPSAQTITVTFINPGHKQTNPTGAFWQNVTRVMEAAALDLDITLTTLYAERNHIHMKKLAQDALSTKTDYLILVDEKGVITDALLTVPGEHKRVAFLLNSPDKLALKRIAAKGIGVLGSITPDNYQAGRLLAKLLHDALPDDTKRTNERSVMLALLGDVATNAAIEREQGLLGYTNRTYGVNLVERVDAQWSEQSAYELAFGLLQRFPDTRLIWCANDAIARGAARAASELNIRENLKIGGINWDLGHENVIDVSLGGHVLLGGYLLTEIRKFHDRKISAIGEQKIAIFKPYSEKFRPLYHTLHNADLNDIDFKKFTVSGQSYNIKTLNQQLKF; this is translated from the coding sequence ATGAAAGTGTTAATTATGTCTGTTGTGCTACTTTTTGTGGCCTCCGCTCCCTCTGCACAAACGATCACAGTGACTTTCATTAATCCAGGCCATAAACAAACCAACCCGACTGGCGCATTCTGGCAAAACGTCACAAGAGTCATGGAAGCTGCAGCACTGGACCTGGATATAACACTCACCACGCTTTACGCCGAGCGGAACCATATTCATATGAAGAAACTCGCACAGGACGCGCTCAGCACCAAAACTGACTACCTTATTCTCGTAGATGAAAAAGGCGTTATTACAGACGCACTGCTTACCGTGCCAGGTGAGCATAAACGTGTTGCATTTTTGCTTAATAGTCCAGATAAACTAGCGCTAAAGCGCATTGCAGCCAAGGGCATTGGCGTGCTTGGTTCCATTACGCCAGACAACTATCAGGCTGGCCGCTTATTGGCCAAACTGCTCCATGACGCGTTACCCGACGATACAAAACGAACCAATGAGCGTAGCGTCATGCTTGCTTTACTGGGCGATGTTGCCACAAATGCCGCAATCGAACGCGAGCAAGGCTTGCTTGGATACACGAATCGCACTTATGGGGTAAACCTGGTTGAGCGTGTTGATGCACAATGGTCTGAGCAAAGCGCCTACGAGCTTGCATTTGGGCTGCTACAACGATTTCCAGACACCCGCTTAATCTGGTGCGCAAATGATGCCATTGCTCGTGGTGCGGCACGTGCAGCATCGGAACTCAATATCAGAGAGAACCTTAAGATCGGAGGCATAAATTGGGATTTAGGTCATGAAAATGTCATCGATGTGTCACTGGGTGGCCACGTGCTGTTAGGTGGCTACTTATTAACTGAGATTAGAAAATTCCATGACCGCAAGATTAGCGCTATTGGAGAGCAAAAAATTGCTATATTTAAGCCCTACTCTGAAAAATTTAGACCTTTGTACCACACCCTCCACAATGCTGATTTGAATGACATTGACTTTAAAAAGTTCACCGTTAGTGGCCAAAGTTACAATATTAAGACACTGAATCAGCAATTAAAATTTTAA
- a CDS encoding DUF6058 family natural product biosynthesis protein, which translates to MRLTHHLNTHFFSAEELCSTLRITADQLAHWQETCIFPNASYSLENQIKCSSYLGLYECVEHTEYYPRGAEQWGQLLLKHQVEQSTHAYELFQQKYIQTLTKCAQQGLISQDSRFNEDLPEHVQQSWQQFLCSKYGVISQNGLVEEVVYIDLGRALVDALTEERTSGHIPAEHRTELLGALKLLNRALSHHMEHEKPMSIRYKYIESLIAKYDLSIR; encoded by the coding sequence ATGCGCCTGACTCACCATCTAAATACACACTTTTTTAGTGCCGAAGAGCTGTGCAGTACGCTCCGGATCACTGCTGATCAGCTCGCTCATTGGCAGGAAACCTGTATTTTTCCCAATGCCAGCTACAGCCTGGAAAATCAAATAAAGTGTAGCTCCTATCTGGGTCTCTATGAGTGCGTTGAGCACACAGAATACTACCCAAGAGGCGCTGAACAATGGGGCCAACTATTACTCAAACACCAGGTTGAGCAATCAACACACGCCTATGAGCTGTTTCAGCAGAAGTATATTCAAACTCTCACAAAGTGCGCACAACAGGGGCTGATAAGTCAGGACAGCCGCTTTAATGAAGACTTACCAGAACATGTGCAGCAAAGTTGGCAGCAATTCCTGTGCAGCAAGTATGGCGTTATCAGCCAAAATGGTCTGGTTGAAGAAGTTGTTTACATAGATTTGGGGCGGGCACTGGTCGATGCACTCACTGAAGAGCGCACCTCTGGACATATCCCGGCTGAACACAGGACAGAGCTACTCGGCGCACTCAAACTCTTAAACCGCGCGCTGAGTCATCATATGGAACATGAGAAACCCATGTCCATTCGTTACAAGTACATTGAGAGCCTGATTGCCAAGTACGACTTGTCTATTCGTTGA
- a CDS encoding cytochrome b562, with product MRQLILFLCSALFVQSVMAQQSQDLNQTMKNMGHAYKQAMEAQQAEEVNKHLETMLLLIQQSKQHNFKADVKTQSLQGLDRVSDVIYSAQGLLAKAQLQQAKELLRQIDGLRKEYHELHEPPGFWELLFGK from the coding sequence ATGAGGCAGTTGATACTCTTTCTTTGTTCTGCACTTTTTGTGCAGTCAGTAATGGCGCAGCAAAGCCAGGATTTGAATCAGACGATGAAGAATATGGGGCATGCTTACAAACAGGCGATGGAAGCTCAGCAAGCTGAAGAGGTCAACAAGCATCTCGAAACCATGTTGCTTTTGATCCAGCAGAGCAAGCAACACAACTTCAAAGCTGATGTAAAGACGCAATCGCTACAAGGGCTGGATAGGGTGTCTGATGTTATCTACTCAGCGCAAGGGTTGCTGGCCAAGGCACAACTGCAACAAGCCAAAGAACTACTCAGGCAGATAGACGGGTTGCGAAAGGAATATCACGAATTGCATGAGCCACCGGGTTTTTGGGAACTTTTATTCGGCAAATAA
- the dapA gene encoding 4-hydroxy-tetrahydrodipicolinate synthase produces MRNIETIKKASLITAIKTPYDSQGEIDLACFDKLVAAQIAAGVDGIVVGGTTGEGQLMNWEEHLMLIAHSVNKFSDKLVIVGNTGSNNTREAVKATEYGFASGMDAALQINPYYGRTSEAGLTEHFARLLDIGPAFIYNVPGRTGQDLTPELIEPLAKHANFVGMKECAGHERIAHYEQQGIACWSGNDDQAHDSRHQHRSHGVISVTSNLVPQLFRTLIDSPNETLNTQLQPLMNWLFCEPNPIAINTALAMTGAAMPVFRLPYVPLSEAQQRQGMELINQLDTEMVVGGNADLINPVDVKLY; encoded by the coding sequence ATGCGCAACATAGAAACGATAAAAAAAGCCAGTTTAATTACTGCAATTAAAACTCCTTACGATTCACAAGGTGAGATTGACCTTGCGTGCTTTGACAAACTTGTCGCTGCTCAGATTGCGGCGGGTGTTGATGGAATTGTCGTTGGCGGCACGACTGGTGAAGGACAGTTAATGAATTGGGAAGAGCATTTGATGCTGATTGCCCATAGCGTTAATAAATTCTCTGACAAGTTGGTGATTGTCGGTAATACCGGCAGCAACAATACGCGTGAAGCCGTTAAAGCAACCGAGTATGGTTTCGCCTCAGGGATGGATGCCGCACTACAGATCAACCCTTATTATGGTCGTACTTCTGAGGCAGGACTGACAGAACACTTTGCGCGTTTACTCGATATTGGTCCGGCATTTATTTATAACGTTCCTGGTCGCACAGGACAGGATCTGACTCCTGAGTTAATAGAGCCCCTTGCGAAGCATGCGAATTTTGTTGGGATGAAAGAATGTGCAGGACATGAACGGATCGCGCATTACGAGCAACAGGGGATTGCTTGCTGGTCGGGTAATGATGATCAGGCACATGACAGCCGTCACCAGCACAGGTCTCATGGTGTTATTTCAGTAACGTCAAACCTTGTACCACAGCTGTTCCGCACGCTGATTGATAGCCCAAATGAAACACTGAACACTCAGCTGCAGCCATTAATGAATTGGTTGTTTTGCGAACCTAACCCGATTGCTATCAATACTGCGCTCGCCATGACTGGGGCTGCGATGCCTGTTTTTCGTCTGCCTTATGTGCCATTGAGTGAAGCTCAGCAAAGGCAAGGGATGGAATTGATCAACCAGCTGGATACTGAAATGGTGGTTGGCGGAAATGCAGATCTGATCAATCCTGTTGATGTGAAACTATATTAA
- a CDS encoding rhombosortase-dependent cadherin domain-containing protein has translation MKLLHPVSLAVAIALGGASYLAYQNAQPSIYEQKADYLAAKAEKKANSPKRYDKPKEAQEFYISQRLPKGAETLPTEKYSKALEHIKTMQRYSLAENSVVFDYAPRLNSIDGVNRELGEWEELGPGNIGGRTRTLIIHPTEHDIMYTAGVAGGVWKTTDAGQSWQPLSDLATNLAVTTLTFAPNDPNTIYAGTGEGFFNADAIRGDGIFKSTDGGATWEQLESTAGNELFQYTNKIVFSKNDPATLYAATRGGVQRSKDSGASWETVFVAEAAAVGCTDLTLVDGGDADVLVTACGSFRTGGMHRSADGGDSWSSVLELPNQGRSTIAVAPSDNNIMYALLANVNDHGMEAVYKSEDMGLTWNATVTREAADSYSKLLLSNTVYGLFPECGYGDEPQFYNQGWYDNIIAVDPSNPDVVWTGGIDLFRSDDGGQSFVPASIWWYDMDHPLYAHADQHTLVFHPEYDGVNNTTMFVGNDGGIQRTDNALDARYDLAQICGTEGAAGPEGKVNWTTLNNGYAVTQFYHGTVMPDGTAYFGGTQDNGTLLGNDGGFNEWREISGGDGGWTAVDPTNPDVLFSEFTGLSIQKSTDGGATFTRVIEGITGDGFPFITRFEMAPSNPQVLWIGGNQLWRTTNQAESWTAGSPVLDSAVYAIGIAPQDENIVAAGTREGYIYINYAAGEADGEQAWSSFKIGEEGERATISAIAFDPTDAQIAYATVSTFDQAHVWKTTDGGKNWMPIDRNIPNVPATSVAVDPNNAQRVIIGTDLGVFISIDGGENWFADGSGLANTNIAKVAFHNNEVFAFTHGRSAYKVALASFGETELSTPEDTELNVASALVSRFTDTAFAMVEITEAPESGSLMLEDEYLDAGSVVEGDDIAKVVYMPKEDFNGEDNFTVTGKTEGSDTAEEVVVDLVIEAVNDAPVFETIEDIHLELGEHFTFDFNEKVSDVDSESITLTMEPQIPGLTFENGVLSGMPEEMFSGDVLLTASDGEVEATTSFALNITGQVPVIEQQQRFEVFENTPVGTTIGQLAFNDEYASPLVAFHVYGDDYFSIDVEGNITVARELDFEYQELVVLGVQAEDVFGNLSNHTTVNIKIKDLRGNDDDNDDDDAGSFSWLALLSLPLAMLRRRRK, from the coding sequence ATGAAACTCTTACATCCTGTGAGCCTAGCTGTAGCAATCGCACTGGGTGGCGCTAGCTATCTTGCGTATCAAAATGCGCAACCAAGTATCTATGAGCAGAAAGCGGATTATTTGGCTGCCAAAGCTGAGAAAAAAGCAAACTCTCCAAAACGTTATGACAAGCCTAAAGAGGCACAAGAGTTTTATATTTCGCAGCGTTTACCTAAAGGTGCTGAGACACTGCCTACTGAGAAATATTCTAAAGCGCTAGAGCACATCAAAACGATGCAGCGCTATTCTTTGGCCGAAAACAGCGTTGTATTTGATTATGCGCCGCGTCTGAACTCTATCGATGGCGTGAATCGTGAACTGGGTGAATGGGAAGAGCTAGGACCTGGTAACATCGGTGGCCGTACCAGAACGCTTATTATCCACCCAACAGAGCATGACATCATGTACACCGCAGGTGTTGCTGGTGGCGTATGGAAAACAACGGACGCAGGTCAGTCATGGCAGCCACTTAGCGATTTGGCGACCAACCTCGCGGTAACCACGCTGACATTTGCGCCGAATGATCCTAATACTATTTATGCCGGTACGGGTGAAGGCTTCTTTAACGCTGACGCCATTCGTGGTGACGGTATTTTCAAATCAACTGACGGTGGTGCGACCTGGGAGCAGCTAGAGTCAACTGCTGGCAATGAATTATTCCAGTATACTAACAAAATTGTATTCAGTAAAAATGACCCTGCGACTTTGTATGCTGCTACGCGTGGTGGTGTACAGCGTTCTAAAGACAGTGGCGCGAGCTGGGAAACTGTGTTTGTTGCTGAAGCTGCCGCGGTTGGTTGTACAGATCTAACTCTGGTTGACGGTGGTGACGCAGATGTGTTGGTTACGGCTTGTGGTTCATTCAGAACAGGTGGCATGCATCGAAGCGCTGATGGTGGCGATAGCTGGTCATCGGTATTAGAGTTGCCAAATCAGGGTCGTTCAACGATTGCAGTTGCACCTTCTGACAACAACATCATGTATGCTTTGCTTGCCAATGTTAACGACCATGGTATGGAAGCTGTCTACAAATCCGAAGATATGGGTTTGACGTGGAATGCGACAGTAACCCGTGAAGCTGCTGATTCTTACAGTAAATTACTGCTTAGTAATACGGTTTACGGTTTATTCCCAGAATGTGGTTACGGAGATGAGCCACAATTTTACAACCAGGGTTGGTATGACAACATCATTGCTGTTGACCCATCTAATCCGGATGTAGTCTGGACTGGTGGTATTGACTTGTTCCGTTCAGATGATGGCGGACAGTCGTTTGTACCAGCCAGTATCTGGTGGTATGACATGGATCACCCTCTTTACGCACACGCAGACCAACACACATTGGTATTCCACCCAGAATACGACGGTGTGAACAACACAACTATGTTTGTGGGTAACGATGGTGGTATTCAGCGTACTGACAATGCCCTGGATGCGCGCTATGACCTTGCTCAGATCTGTGGTACTGAAGGTGCTGCTGGCCCAGAAGGCAAAGTGAATTGGACAACGCTTAACAATGGCTATGCAGTAACGCAGTTTTACCATGGTACAGTAATGCCAGACGGCACGGCTTACTTTGGTGGTACTCAGGACAATGGTACTTTGCTAGGTAACGACGGCGGTTTCAACGAATGGCGTGAAATCTCGGGTGGTGACGGTGGCTGGACCGCGGTTGACCCGACAAACCCAGACGTTCTGTTCTCAGAATTTACCGGCTTGTCTATCCAGAAATCGACAGATGGCGGTGCGACTTTCACTCGGGTTATTGAAGGGATAACTGGTGATGGCTTCCCATTCATTACACGCTTTGAAATGGCGCCTTCTAACCCTCAGGTTCTGTGGATAGGTGGTAACCAACTTTGGCGCACAACCAATCAGGCTGAAAGCTGGACTGCGGGTAGCCCAGTATTAGACAGTGCAGTATATGCAATCGGTATCGCGCCGCAGGATGAGAATATTGTTGCTGCTGGTACACGAGAAGGTTACATTTACATCAACTACGCTGCAGGTGAAGCAGATGGAGAGCAAGCCTGGAGTAGTTTCAAAATAGGTGAAGAAGGCGAACGTGCCACTATCAGCGCCATTGCGTTTGACCCAACAGATGCCCAGATTGCATATGCAACAGTATCAACATTTGATCAGGCTCATGTGTGGAAAACCACAGATGGCGGTAAGAACTGGATGCCAATCGACAGAAACATTCCAAATGTCCCGGCTACCTCTGTTGCAGTTGATCCTAACAACGCACAACGCGTTATCATCGGTACTGATTTAGGGGTATTTATCTCTATTGACGGTGGTGAAAATTGGTTCGCAGATGGTTCTGGCTTGGCTAACACCAACATTGCTAAAGTCGCTTTCCACAACAACGAAGTGTTTGCTTTCACTCACGGACGCAGCGCTTATAAAGTTGCCCTGGCAAGCTTTGGTGAAACAGAGCTGAGCACACCAGAGGACACTGAGCTAAATGTTGCCTCTGCACTGGTAAGCCGTTTCACAGACACTGCATTTGCCATGGTTGAGATCACTGAGGCGCCTGAGTCTGGTTCCTTAATGCTAGAAGATGAATATCTCGACGCTGGCTCTGTTGTAGAGGGAGACGACATTGCTAAAGTTGTCTACATGCCTAAGGAAGATTTCAACGGCGAGGATAACTTTACAGTAACAGGTAAAACAGAAGGTTCAGACACCGCGGAAGAAGTGGTTGTGGACCTGGTCATCGAAGCTGTGAACGATGCACCTGTTTTTGAGACGATTGAAGATATTCACCTGGAGCTAGGTGAACACTTTACTTTTGACTTCAATGAAAAAGTATCTGATGTTGATAGTGAATCTATTACGTTGACAATGGAGCCACAAATTCCTGGGCTTACATTTGAAAACGGTGTTCTTTCCGGTATGCCTGAAGAAATGTTCAGTGGCGATGTATTGCTTACTGCGTCTGACGGTGAAGTGGAAGCAACAACCAGCTTTGCGTTGAATATTACGGGTCAAGTTCCGGTTATTGAGCAGCAACAGAGATTTGAAGTATTCGAAAATACGCCTGTAGGTACAACGATTGGCCAGCTGGCGTTCAATGATGAGTATGCGTCTCCACTGGTTGCATTCCATGTATATGGCGATGATTACTTCAGCATCGATGTAGAGGGTAATATCACAGTTGCCAGAGAGCTGGACTTCGAGTATCAGGAACTCGTTGTACTGGGTGTTCAGGCAGAAGATGTCTTCGGTAATTTGTCTAACCACACAACGGTCAATATTAAAATTAAAGACCTTCGTGGTAACGATGATGATAACGACGATGATGATGCCGGTTCATTCTCATGGCTTGCGTTACTCAGTTTGCCGTTGGCAATGCTTCGCAGAAGACGTAAATAA